The Methanomassiliicoccales archaeon genome has a window encoding:
- a CDS encoding adenylate kinase produces MYLRIVLLGPPGSGKGTQAKRLMEELKVAHISTGDLLREAVKAQSELGKKAKEFMNAGKLVPDDLVIALVREKISSLEGGFLLDGFPRTIEQAKKLEEISEIDTVINLEVDEDILVERLTKRRSCKDCGGVYHLLFNPPKEDGKCDRCGGELYQRSDDTEVTVKERLRTYRKSTLPLVEYYQSKGNLLNIDGGKDIGEVFYSIMKALEPMM; encoded by the coding sequence ATGTACCTTAGGATAGTACTCCTGGGTCCGCCTGGTTCAGGGAAAGGTACCCAGGCTAAGCGCCTTATGGAGGAGCTGAAGGTCGCTCATATCTCAACTGGCGACCTTCTCCGGGAAGCGGTGAAGGCCCAATCGGAGTTGGGAAAGAAGGCAAAAGAGTTCATGAACGCCGGTAAACTTGTCCCAGATGATTTGGTGATAGCCCTGGTTCGGGAGAAGATTTCCTCACTGGAAGGCGGATTTCTGCTTGATGGATTCCCCCGGACCATCGAGCAGGCCAAGAAGCTCGAGGAGATATCCGAGATTGATACCGTCATCAACCTCGAGGTGGACGAAGATATTCTGGTTGAAAGGCTTACGAAGAGAAGGTCTTGCAAGGACTGTGGCGGAGTTTATCACCTACTGTTCAACCCTCCAAAGGAAGATGGAAAGTGCGACAGGTGTGGAGGTGAACTCTATCAAAGGAGTGACGATACCGAGGTGACTGTTAAGGAGAGGCTCAGGACCTACAGAAAGAGCACCCTGCCCCTTGTTGAGTACTATCAATCGAAGGGGAATCTTCTCAATATCGATGGTGGCAAGGACATCGGCGAGGTGTTCTACTCGATCATGAAAGCCCTTGAGCCCATGATGTAA
- a CDS encoding flavin reductase family protein — protein sequence MPTTVVGTKVDGKPNYITIAHVGILDFETVSLGSAKSHYSNKGIKDNCTFSINIPSAEQVEKTDYVGIVSGKKVDKSSIFRAFYGKLRTAPMIEEFPINMECELIQTLDLPKHDIFIGRIVETYCDDSVMTEGTLDFEKLDPILYTHFDRGYWRLGDKLANAWNVGKRLEEKRS from the coding sequence ATGCCTACCACGGTAGTGGGGACCAAGGTCGATGGTAAACCGAACTACATAACCATCGCTCACGTGGGAATTCTAGACTTCGAGACGGTATCGCTTGGATCTGCCAAGAGTCATTACTCCAACAAGGGCATCAAGGACAACTGCACCTTCAGTATTAACATCCCTTCCGCCGAGCAGGTTGAAAAGACCGATTATGTGGGAATAGTGTCAGGGAAGAAAGTGGACAAATCCTCCATATTTCGTGCCTTCTACGGCAAATTGAGGACCGCGCCAATGATCGAGGAGTTCCCGATCAACATGGAATGTGAGTTGATCCAAACGCTGGATCTTCCGAAGCATGATATCTTCATTGGGAGAATAGTTGAAACCTACTGTGATGATAGCGTGATGACTGAGGGAACACTGGATTTCGAGAAGCTTGACCCAATACTATACACCCATTTCGACCGGGGGTACTGGAGACTGGGTGACAAGCTGGCAAATGCCTGGAACGTAGGTAAAAGATTAGAGGAGAAGCGATCGTGA